Within candidate division WOR-3 bacterium, the genomic segment GATAGGCACAATCCCTTTTTCAGGGAAAAATTAGGTGAAAAGGATTTAAAGAAAATAAAGGATAAAAGTTTCAGTACCGGAAAGTTCCCTTCAAAAGAAATTGAAAAACCCTCTTTATTAAAGGATATAAAAAGAAAATATAAAATTTATGGATGGTATGAAGATATTTTAAGAGATTATTTAAAAAATTTTGATAATTTTGATTACATTCTTATAACAAGTGGAATGACTTACTGGTATCCTGGGATAAGGAAAACAATTGATTTTTTGAAGGAATTTTATCCTCAATCTATATACATACTTGGAGGAAGGTATGTTTTTCTATGCAGAGAACATGCTGAAAAAAATTTTTACGATACAATCATTATTTATGAAAGAAAAATAAAAAATATTTTGGAAAAATTATCAAAAATAATGGATGTAGAAATTAATATTGAGAAGTATTTAAAAAGGGATAATATCTGTTTTGACATTTATTTTGATTATCCAATTTTAAAACATTTTGCAATTTTAAGGTCTTTTGGGTGTCCTTTCAGTTGTTCCTATTGCGTATCAAACCTTTTGTTTCCAGAGTTTTATGAGCTTGGGGATGAAAAGATAATAGATGAGATAGAAAGGATAAATAAAATTAAGGGAGCAAAGGATTTAGCCTTTTACGATGATGCACTTTTATACCCCAAAGAAAAATTTAAAAATTTTTTAAAAAAATTAATAGAAAAAAATCTTGATATAAGAATTCATACTCCTAATGCAATTCATGCAAGGTATATAGATGAGGAGATGGCTTATCTTTTAAAGAAAGCAAATTTCAAGACAATAAGAATAGGATTTGAAACAATCAATGAGAAAAAACTTGAAAAAAACTGGTCAAAAAAGCTTACTTTAAAACACTTTGAGGATGC encodes:
- a CDS encoding B12-binding domain-containing radical SAM protein, which encodes MKKNFKILLVNPWVTDFSLYDFWIKPLGLLVLGSILKREGFKVFLLDFLDRHNPFFREKLGEKDLKKIKDKSFSTGKFPSKEIEKPSLLKDIKRKYKIYGWYEDILRDYLKNFDNFDYILITSGMTYWYPGIRKTIDFLKEFYPQSIYILGGRYVFLCREHAEKNFYDTIIIYERKIKNILEKLSKIMDVEINIEKYLKRDNICFDIYFDYPILKHFAILRSFGCPFSCSYCVSNLLFPEFYELGDEKIIDEIERINKIKGAKDLAFYDDALLYPKEKFKNFLKKLIEKNLDIRIHTPNAIHARYIDEEMAYLLKKANFKTIRIGFETINEKKLEKNWSKKLTLKHFEDAITNLSKAGFDEIGAYILIGTEEDDFDEIMKSYEYLYNKKIKIYPAQFSPVPSTNFFDKDTDPLLSNKSLYFKGNKDIGFELYEKIKDFAKILNKNIKENFSFKELMKKFFNKKF